One segment of Alistipes finegoldii DSM 17242 DNA contains the following:
- a CDS encoding glycoside hydrolase family 97 protein: MNQTLKFSFRNLFLSCVCLLLFACGGNPEIISPDGRTRLSFVTGADGCMAYTVERDGKPLILPSALGLVVQERNLAGGFSVREIVKRSVDETWTQPWGENKILRDCHNEMTAVLKNDDGVLLTLRFRAFDDGVAFRYEWEVPDLDSLTVTDELTEFRFAEDGVSWSIPGNFNTYELLYRELPVSAVENANTPFTFRVDGTYGSIHEAALYDFPEMNLYRTDSLAFKAELAPLPDGIKARIPSKFMTAWRTIQVGDKAVDLINSSLILNLNEPSKIADTSWIKPQKYIGVWWGLHLGTHTWTMGPRHGATTENALRHIDFAAANNIQGVLFEGWNEGWENWGKTQHFDYVKPYADFDLDRIAAYAREKNIELWMHNETGGNIPEYEAALETAMQRYAGLGVHAVKTGYAGGFRDGQLHHSQYGVRHYQRVVETAARYGIVIDAHEPIKDTGIRRTWPNMMTREGARGMEWNAWSEGNSAEYLCTLPFVRLLSGPMDYTPGVFDLDYSRVRGRETGMQEWNGDNNSCCIKTTLARQIANWVIIYSPLQMASDLIENYEGHPAFQFFRDFDADCDWSEALQGEPGEYIVVVRRADDSFFLGAGTNDEPRTLTQKLGFLKSGMTYTATIYADAPDSAENPENYRIEKRTVTSADMLEIAMTARGGQAVTFVPVNE, translated from the coding sequence ATGAACCAAACTTTGAAGTTCTCGTTCCGGAACTTGTTTTTGTCCTGTGTGTGCTTGCTTCTGTTTGCATGCGGCGGGAATCCGGAGATAATTTCTCCCGACGGGCGCACACGCCTTTCGTTCGTGACGGGCGCCGACGGCTGCATGGCCTATACCGTCGAACGCGACGGCAAACCTTTGATCCTTCCTTCTGCCTTGGGCCTCGTGGTGCAAGAACGGAACCTCGCCGGCGGCTTTTCGGTACGGGAGATTGTGAAAAGGTCCGTGGACGAAACATGGACGCAGCCGTGGGGCGAAAATAAAATCCTGCGCGATTGCCACAACGAAATGACGGCGGTATTGAAAAACGACGACGGCGTGTTGCTGACGCTTCGTTTCCGGGCTTTTGACGACGGTGTGGCATTCCGCTATGAATGGGAGGTGCCGGACCTCGATTCGCTGACCGTCACCGATGAACTGACCGAATTCCGCTTCGCCGAAGACGGCGTGTCGTGGTCGATTCCTGGAAATTTCAACACCTATGAATTGTTGTATCGCGAACTGCCGGTTTCGGCCGTCGAAAACGCCAATACGCCTTTCACATTCCGTGTGGACGGCACATACGGTTCGATTCACGAAGCGGCGCTGTACGATTTCCCCGAAATGAATCTCTACCGGACCGATTCGCTGGCCTTCAAAGCCGAGTTGGCTCCGCTGCCTGACGGTATAAAGGCTCGTATTCCCTCGAAATTCATGACGGCGTGGCGGACGATCCAAGTGGGAGACAAAGCGGTGGACCTGATCAACTCGTCGCTGATCCTTAACCTGAACGAGCCTTCGAAGATTGCTGACACTTCGTGGATCAAACCGCAGAAATATATCGGCGTATGGTGGGGACTGCATCTCGGCACCCATACATGGACAATGGGACCCCGGCATGGAGCGACGACGGAGAATGCTCTGCGTCATATTGACTTCGCAGCGGCGAACAATATTCAGGGAGTGTTGTTCGAAGGGTGGAACGAAGGCTGGGAGAACTGGGGTAAAACGCAGCACTTCGATTATGTGAAGCCCTATGCAGATTTCGATCTCGACCGCATTGCCGCGTATGCCCGGGAGAAGAACATCGAGTTGTGGATGCACAATGAAACGGGTGGTAATATTCCTGAATATGAAGCGGCTCTGGAAACGGCTATGCAGCGCTATGCCGGATTGGGTGTGCATGCCGTCAAAACGGGATATGCCGGAGGCTTCAGGGACGGCCAGCTCCACCACTCGCAGTATGGCGTGCGGCACTACCAGCGTGTCGTCGAGACGGCGGCCCGTTATGGGATCGTCATCGATGCCCACGAGCCGATCAAGGATACGGGCATTCGCCGCACGTGGCCCAATATGATGACCCGGGAGGGGGCACGCGGCATGGAGTGGAACGCATGGTCGGAAGGGAACTCCGCGGAGTATCTCTGTACGCTGCCTTTCGTACGGCTCCTGAGCGGTCCGATGGATTATACGCCGGGGGTATTCGATCTTGATTACTCGCGCGTCCGGGGCCGGGAAACCGGAATGCAGGAGTGGAACGGCGACAACAATTCGTGTTGTATCAAGACTACGCTGGCACGTCAGATTGCCAACTGGGTGATTATTTATTCTCCGCTTCAGATGGCGTCCGATCTGATCGAAAACTACGAGGGACATCCGGCTTTCCAATTCTTCCGGGATTTCGATGCCGACTGTGACTGGTCCGAAGCATTGCAGGGTGAACCCGGCGAATATATTGTCGTCGTACGCCGTGCGGATGACAGTTTCTTCCTGGGCGCCGGCACGAACGATGAGCCCCGGACATTGACCCAGAAACTCGGCTTCCTGAAGTCCGGTATGACTTATACTGCAACGATCTATGCCGACGCTCCGGATTCTGCGGAGAATCCCGAAAACTATCGCATCGAAAAACGGACCGTGACTTCTGCCGATATGCTCGAAATTGCAATGACTGCCCGTGGCGGGCAGGCCGTGACGTTTGTTCCCGTAAATGAATAG
- a CDS encoding glycoside hydrolase family 65 protein, whose translation MMRLVFWVVLLSVVPLSVDARSEGWVITARDTTADYFAVAMANGEIGVAVGREPFALGSVILGGSYEPGFGDDVSRILEGINPLGLTMAVDGHRFDPSEVRPQHQSVDMRRAVHTTRFSTDGVTVVYRIRALRNMPYALMTEVEVTAERDAEVLFSNGHTVPGEFADTLRESRTVGCEDGSRIAVQRTSGSYNRGRDHIVASSTFLCGEGCEAVSPESVRIVLRKGGRASFSLVGTICTTAAFADPWNESERQAIYAAREGAAQLVAAHERKWAELWQGDIEIEGDPTAQLDVRFALFNLYGSIREGSRRSIPPMGLSARGFYNGHIFWDSEIWMYPALLVLRPCLARQMLDYRTDGLDAARRRAYAHGYRGAMFPWEGDDRGEEATPTFALTGPLEHHITADIAIASWNYYCVTQDREWLRREGFPLMREAARFWCDRVTANADGSYSIRNVIGANEYAVGVTDNAFTNGAARRALEYASAAAELCGERPDPQWSAVAAGLRIPHFADGTTREHAGYDGEMIKQADANLLGYPLGIVTGREAQLRDLEYYERRIDPRNGPAMSYSVFAIQYARLGMAEKACEMFRRSYLPNLRPPFGVFAETATSGNPYFMTGAGGMLQAVLFGFGGLEITADGLVQRPSVLPPQWKNLRIKINGKIYQATNQ comes from the coding sequence ATGATGAGACTTGTTTTTTGGGTCGTGCTGCTGTCGGTCGTTCCGCTGTCGGTCGATGCCCGCAGCGAAGGGTGGGTAATTACCGCACGAGATACCACGGCTGATTATTTTGCCGTCGCCATGGCCAACGGAGAAATTGGCGTAGCCGTGGGTCGGGAGCCTTTTGCCCTCGGTTCTGTGATTCTGGGAGGGAGTTATGAGCCGGGGTTCGGAGATGATGTGAGTCGTATTCTGGAAGGGATCAATCCGCTGGGGTTGACAATGGCTGTCGATGGTCATCGGTTCGATCCGTCGGAGGTCCGTCCACAGCATCAGTCGGTCGATATGCGGCGTGCAGTGCACACGACCCGTTTTTCAACGGACGGTGTGACGGTCGTCTATCGTATACGGGCCTTGCGGAACATGCCTTACGCTCTTATGACAGAAGTGGAAGTGACGGCGGAACGCGATGCAGAGGTTCTTTTTTCAAACGGTCATACCGTTCCCGGAGAGTTCGCCGACACCCTGCGGGAGTCGCGCACGGTCGGATGTGAGGACGGCAGCCGTATTGCCGTACAGCGCACTTCCGGCAGTTACAACCGCGGCCGCGACCATATTGTGGCTTCGTCGACTTTTCTTTGCGGTGAAGGGTGCGAAGCGGTCTCACCGGAAAGCGTGAGGATTGTTCTGCGCAAGGGCGGCCGGGCGTCGTTCTCCCTTGTGGGAACAATCTGTACTACAGCCGCTTTCGCCGACCCGTGGAATGAATCGGAAAGGCAGGCTATTTATGCAGCCCGGGAGGGAGCGGCGCAACTCGTTGCGGCACACGAACGGAAATGGGCGGAGTTGTGGCAGGGCGATATCGAGATCGAAGGCGATCCCACGGCACAGTTGGATGTGCGTTTCGCCTTGTTCAACCTTTACGGCTCTATCCGTGAAGGCAGTCGCCGGAGTATTCCGCCGATGGGCCTTTCGGCCCGGGGCTTTTACAACGGTCATATCTTCTGGGATTCTGAGATCTGGATGTATCCGGCGCTGCTGGTGCTCCGGCCCTGCCTGGCGCGCCAGATGCTCGATTACCGAACCGACGGACTCGATGCGGCCCGTCGTCGGGCCTACGCCCACGGCTATCGGGGCGCGATGTTCCCCTGGGAAGGGGATGACCGGGGCGAGGAGGCTACGCCGACCTTTGCCCTCACCGGTCCGCTCGAACATCATATTACAGCCGATATCGCCATCGCCAGCTGGAACTATTACTGTGTGACGCAGGACCGGGAGTGGCTGCGCCGCGAGGGTTTCCCGCTGATGCGCGAGGCTGCACGTTTCTGGTGCGATCGCGTTACGGCGAATGCCGACGGCAGCTACTCGATCCGCAATGTGATCGGAGCCAACGAATACGCCGTCGGCGTCACGGACAATGCCTTTACCAACGGCGCGGCCCGCCGGGCACTGGAGTACGCTTCGGCTGCGGCGGAGCTTTGCGGCGAGCGTCCCGATCCGCAGTGGAGTGCAGTAGCCGCGGGCCTTCGCATCCCGCACTTCGCCGACGGAACGACGCGCGAGCATGCCGGCTACGACGGCGAGATGATCAAACAGGCCGATGCCAACCTGCTGGGCTATCCGCTGGGCATCGTGACCGGACGCGAAGCTCAGTTGCGCGATCTGGAATACTACGAGCGCCGAATCGATCCGCGTAACGGTCCGGCGATGAGTTACTCGGTTTTTGCGATTCAGTATGCCCGGCTCGGAATGGCCGAAAAAGCCTGCGAAATGTTCCGTCGCTCCTACTTGCCCAACCTGCGGCCGCCGTTCGGGGTGTTTGCCGAAACGGCCACCAGCGGCAATCCCTATTTCATGACGGGTGCGGGCGGCATGTTGCAGGCCGTGCTGTTCGGATTCGGCGGGCTGGAGATTACGGCGGACGGTCTCGTGCAGCGCCCGTCTGTCCTGCCGCCGCAATGGAAGAATCTGAGAATCAAAATAAATGGTAAAATCTATCAGGCAACGAACCAATAA